The Flavobacteriales bacterium genome contains the following window.
CAATTTGCCCAAAGCTCGATATGGCTTCGATAGTTTCAGCTTTAAAATCAGATTGGCTTGAGAGATCAAGAACGATACATTTAACGTTCTCTGGATTGGAACAGCTATTTCTAACTCTTTCAAGTTCTTCTAATCTTCTCGATGAAAGAATGAGTTTCGCACCACTTGAACTAAGTTGGATAGCAAGTTCTTCTCCAATTCCTGATGAAGCTCCGGTAATCCAAACAACTTTTTCTTTGAACATAATCGGTGTTGTCAAAGACTAATCAAGTATCTCAATATTGTACCTAACTAATAGTAAGTAAGTCTTCTAACTTTAGCAATGTATTTTGATAAGTGCATTACTTGCCTAGAATAACCGTATTCATTGTCATACCATACATATAGTACAATGTCTTTTTTGTCGTTTGATACTATTGTTGCTCTGCTATCATATACAGAAGGACAATTATTACCAACGATATCTGCCGAAACCAATTCATGTGAAGCAGAATATTTTATTTGCTCAATTGAATCGCCATACATTGCCGCATTTCTCATAATGTCATTAAGATCGTCAACAGAAGTATCTTTCTTTACCGTAAGACTGAGAATAGCTAGAGATGCGTTAGGAGTAGGTACTCTTACTGCATTTGCTGTTAACTTACCTTCTAAACTAGGGATTGCTTTTACCACTGCTTTACCTGCGCCTGTTTCAGTAATAACCATATTTAGAGGAGCGGATCTACCTCTTCTGTATTTCTTGTGGTAATTGTCTAGTAGGTTTTGATCATTTGTGAAA
Protein-coding sequences here:
- a CDS encoding SDR family NAD(P)-dependent oxidoreductase yields the protein MFKEKVVWITGASSGIGEELAIQLSSSGAKLILSSRRLEELERVRNSCSNPENVKCIVLDLSSQSDFKAETIEAISSFGQIDILINNGGISQRSLIIDTDTETDRKIMETNYFGTISLVKAVLPHMLERNAGNFIAISSISGKFGFG